A single window of Kitasatospora sp. HUAS MG31 DNA harbors:
- a CDS encoding DNA/RNA helicase domain-containing protein — MYLFEGTVDEAATQARHPEFFRRCENRFTTLYGTRPGEQETRSWQRSWPALLGTLTAAGLGGLRLVLEYSLPATGERVDALLIGQLSDGVLGVVAVELKQWTRADLDPRRPGLVRAGGRVVQHPARQVGGYVHYLEDWVARAELPLHAHGVAVLHDAPAPLVEALRALSAGGPSGRFPLLGRDDLDPQKAPAELARALGCDRLAAPSPDKVQTLLEAEHRPSSGLLARVGKVIEGHDAFQLIGNQDVARQQVLHLTRQTLNPAPGQERRRAVVVVTGGPGTGKTVIACRLLADLCNLRIDSRLLFPSAALTHQIRRTVGDTARGLVSTFTGTLPARIGDTSVVLVDEAHRARTGPPEQRRGFPIILGKLLKTAAVTVLFLDEQQVISPTEGITLDEVARFAHANDMDFEHVPLTTQFRCNGSTAYHHWVDQLLDPESPALPWIGSDYDLALAADPDEFTDWVEANNGEGRTARICAGFCWPWKPRTELPLLEEVEITWTAPDGPRTWRRPWNYREDESPFDDPDIPGRPYWATDEGGHKQIGCIYTAQGMEYSHNTVIIGDDLVHRNGRWTARPDKSHDTRVNWLPPDRYLYYALNIYRVLLTRGTHATRVYSTDHETQMHLKALLPGLSNERCNSDGLS; from the coding sequence ATGTACCTGTTCGAGGGCACCGTAGACGAAGCAGCCACCCAAGCCCGCCACCCCGAGTTCTTCCGCAGGTGCGAGAACCGCTTCACCACCCTGTACGGCACCCGCCCCGGCGAACAGGAGACCCGCAGCTGGCAGCGGAGCTGGCCCGCGCTGCTGGGCACGCTCACCGCAGCCGGCCTGGGCGGACTGCGGCTGGTGCTCGAGTACTCGCTGCCCGCGACCGGCGAGCGCGTGGACGCGCTGCTGATCGGCCAGTTGTCCGATGGTGTCCTGGGTGTGGTGGCGGTGGAGCTCAAGCAGTGGACCCGGGCCGACCTCGATCCCCGCCGCCCCGGTCTCGTGCGGGCCGGAGGCCGGGTGGTGCAGCACCCGGCCCGCCAGGTCGGCGGCTACGTCCACTACCTCGAGGACTGGGTCGCCCGTGCCGAGCTCCCCCTGCACGCTCACGGCGTGGCCGTCCTCCACGACGCGCCCGCCCCGCTCGTGGAAGCACTGCGCGCCCTGTCGGCCGGCGGCCCGTCCGGGCGGTTCCCGCTCCTGGGCCGCGACGACCTCGACCCGCAGAAGGCCCCGGCGGAACTCGCCCGCGCCCTGGGCTGCGACCGCCTCGCCGCGCCGTCCCCCGACAAGGTCCAGACGCTGCTCGAGGCCGAGCACCGCCCTTCCTCCGGGCTCCTCGCCCGTGTCGGCAAGGTCATCGAAGGTCATGACGCGTTCCAGCTGATTGGCAATCAGGACGTCGCCCGTCAGCAGGTCCTGCACCTGACCCGGCAGACTCTGAACCCTGCGCCGGGGCAGGAACGGCGCCGCGCCGTGGTCGTCGTCACCGGCGGTCCTGGAACCGGAAAGACCGTCATCGCCTGCCGCCTGCTGGCCGACCTCTGCAACCTGCGGATCGACTCGCGGCTGCTGTTCCCGTCCGCGGCCCTCACCCACCAGATCCGCCGCACCGTCGGCGACACCGCCCGCGGCCTCGTCTCCACCTTCACCGGCACCCTCCCCGCCAGGATCGGGGACACCAGCGTCGTACTCGTCGACGAAGCCCACCGGGCCCGCACCGGACCACCCGAACAACGCCGCGGATTCCCGATCATCCTTGGCAAGCTGCTGAAGACTGCCGCAGTCACCGTCCTGTTCCTCGACGAGCAGCAGGTCATCAGCCCCACCGAAGGCATCACCCTGGACGAGGTCGCCCGCTTCGCCCACGCCAACGACATGGACTTCGAGCACGTCCCCCTCACCACGCAGTTCCGGTGCAACGGCTCCACCGCCTACCACCACTGGGTCGACCAGCTTCTGGACCCGGAAAGCCCCGCCCTGCCTTGGATCGGCAGCGACTACGACCTGGCGCTCGCCGCCGACCCCGACGAGTTCACCGACTGGGTCGAGGCGAACAACGGCGAGGGCCGCACGGCACGCATCTGCGCCGGCTTCTGCTGGCCCTGGAAACCCCGAACAGAACTGCCGCTCCTGGAAGAGGTCGAGATCACCTGGACGGCTCCGGACGGACCCCGGACCTGGCGCAGGCCGTGGAACTACCGCGAGGACGAGTCCCCCTTCGACGACCCGGACATCCCGGGCCGCCCGTACTGGGCGACCGACGAGGGCGGCCACAAGCAGATCGGCTGCATTTACACCGCTCAGGGCATGGAGTACAGCCACAACACCGTCATCATCGGCGACGACCTCGTCCACCGAAACGGCCGCTGGACAGCCCGACCGGACAAGAGCCACGACACCCGGGTCAACTGGCTGCCCCCCGACCGGTACCTCTACTACGCCCTCAACATCTACCGGGTCCTCCTCACCCGCGGCACCCACGCCACCCGCGTCTATTCCACCGATCACGAGACCCAGATGCACTTGAAAGCACTCTTGCCGGGTCTGTCCAATGAACGGTGTAACTCGGATGGGTTGAGTTAG
- a CDS encoding nucleotide pyrophosphohydrolase — protein MTISALQRELAAFAAERDWEQFHTPKNLAMALSGEAGELLELFQWLTPEQSSAVMADPGRGQQVREEIADVLAYLLRLADVLDVDVEQALTDKIAANRAKYPVHLAYGRANKYTELGG, from the coding sequence GTGACGATCAGCGCGCTCCAGCGGGAGTTGGCCGCGTTCGCGGCCGAGCGGGACTGGGAGCAGTTCCACACTCCGAAGAACCTCGCCATGGCTCTCAGCGGAGAGGCGGGAGAGCTCCTGGAGCTGTTCCAGTGGCTGACGCCTGAGCAGTCGTCGGCCGTGATGGCCGATCCGGGGCGTGGGCAGCAAGTCCGGGAGGAGATCGCGGACGTGCTCGCCTACCTGCTGCGGCTGGCGGACGTCCTGGACGTCGACGTCGAGCAGGCCCTCACTGACAAGATCGCCGCCAACCGGGCGAAGTACCCGGTGCACCTGGCCTACGGCCGGGCCAACAAGTACACCGAGCTGGGGGGATGA